CGTTACCCTACAAGGGATGGATGGCGATCGGCCATGTGCTGGGGTGGGTGAATACACGGATTATCCTGGGGATTGTGTTTTATGGACTACTAACGCCCTTGGGTTTGATTCGGCGTGCGATGGGTCATGATCCTTTGCGTATCGCCTTCGAGCCGCAGCAAGACACCTATCGCGTGCCCAAACCATCCCGTCCCGCCACGCATCTTAAAAACCAATTCTAACCAAGCGGAGGACAAGCCCATGGGCGAATTTTTTGCGGAATTGTGGAATTTTATGCGGGAGCGGAAAAAGTTTTGGCTGCTGCCCATCATTGTCGTGTTGCTGTTTTTAGGATCTTTGATTGTGCTGACACAGGGATCGGCTGTCGCGCCGTTTATCTATACGCTGTTCTAAACGCCACTGGTTGAAATTAGAAAATGGTGGAATCTGCCGTGCAGAGAGGGTCTGTTGCCAGGGAGTGGGTGCTGCGTTTCCTCTTGATCGTCATTTCTGTCTTGTTTGCCTTGAGCCTTGCCGAGATGGTGGCTCGGGCGTTCTTTCCGATTTCCGACGGACGTGACAACGTCACCCTTGACGGCAGGCCGATTAAAGACTGGTTCGAACCGGGAAGCGTGTATCGACAGGTTTCCAACGAGTACGATGCCGTCACCACGATCACCGACAAGGGCCATCGTGTGCCTGGCACGGATGGAAATCCGGACGTGATTTTCGTCGGAGACTCGTTTACCTATGGGTTCGGACTTCGTGACGATGAAACGTTCGCGAGTATCTACTGCGACCGTCTTCATCTTGCCTGCGTGAATCTTGGCATGCCGGGCAGCGGCACGTTGAGGCAGGTGGAACGGCTTGAAGCGTTCATCACCCGGTGGAATTGGAAACCGAAGGAGGTGAAACTGTTTTTCTTCGGCATGAGCGGCAGTTTCTCGTCCGGCAACGACTTCGTTGACAATTTCGACCGTTATGTTCGCGAGCATGCTCATCAAGGTTTGTCCGAGCAGGATCAGCGTGAGATCACGTTACAAAGCCAACAGCCGATCGGATTTGCCGAGCGCTTGATCAGTTGGCAGGAGTGGCTTCTGCAACGTTCAACTTTAGTACGCCTTGTCAAATATTATTGGGGGCCGATGCTCAAAAGCCTCGTGGTGGCCGATCCAGGCCGTGAAAGAATGGAAGTCGCCCTCATTGCGACCAGGGAAAGCCTCGCCAAACTGGATGATCTCAGCAAACAAGTCGGCTTCACATACAAGATTTATCTCCTGGTTCCCGTCCAGGACATCATTCGAGGCACGGATGGAGATACCTTGGCCACTCTCAACAGAGTTTCCCCGATTTTAGTCATTTCCACGGCGCATTTGTTTCGAGACCGCCCCCAAGACTATTACTTCGCGTTCGACGGCCATCTGAACGCACAAGGAAGCAGACAGGTGGCGGAGTTCTTGATACAAAACGATCAGCCACACGCCAGCTCTCGCGATAGCCGTTGAAATTCAAGGCTCGGAGCGCAATGCGAAATTCGGTAAAAACGGTCATTCTACTCTTGACAATGATGGTCGGAACGACCGCCTATTTCCTCTATCCACCTGAGCCACGGACCGTAAGTTTTCCGGATGGTAAGAAGTTTGCCTTTTCGATCGTTGATGACACGGACATGGCAACCCTTGAACGAGTCAAGCCTCTCTATGACTTGCTGTATCACTATGGATTTCGCACAACAAAAACAGTCTGGGTGTTGGAGTCTAACGATCTCTCTCACCCCCCAAATCAAGGGGACACTTTACATGACCCCGCTTACCGCGCATACATGGAAGAGCTCAAGAGGCGAGGCTTTGAAATCGCCCTCCACGGAGTTCGCGGCGGCAGCAGCCGACGGTCAGAAATTATTCAGGGGCTTGAAGAATTCAAGCGAGTCATGGGCGACTATCCCGTCATCCACGTCAATCATTCGTTGAATCAAGATAACGTCTATTGGGGCGAACATCGATGGTCTTTTCCACTGTTTCAGTGGGGCTACGCTCTGGCGGCCAAGCATCAATTCTTCGGCCATGATCGGACATCGGACTATTTTTGGGGGGACCTGGTCAAAGAGAGAATTCGCTACGTCAATCAGTTTACGTACAGTGACATCAACCTGCTGGTCGTGAATCCATCGATGCCCTATCGGTTGTCGGATAAGCCTTTCGTTAACTTGTGGTTTCCCACGGCAGATGGAGACAACCTTGATCGATTCGAAGCGCTGCTTAGTAAGGAGAATCTAGACCGGCTTGAACGTGAGGGCGGGGTGTGTTTGGTCTATACCCATATGGGCGCGGGTAGCTTTAATAAAGACAGTGGGGCTGATCCCCGGTTTGAGGGGCGGTTAAAAGACGTGTCTTCTCGCAATGGTTGGTTTGTGCCTGCGTCGGAAATCCTTGATTATTTGCAAGAACAACCTGGCTGGCGGGCGGACCTCAGCTTCAGAGAGATGGTTCGGCTTGAAATCCTTTTTTTCTGGCAAGCGTTCCTTCGAGGCATCCTTCCCGCGCCGGCAGCTCAAGGGCGGTGAGTGCTATAATGGCGCGTAAATTGAGGCATCTGTTCACTTTTGCTCTGAGCGTAAACAGGAAACAAAAACCGTATGCGAACGATACTTCCCACGCTGTTGATGCATTGTGAACGGTTGTACAACAAATATACGTCCTTTCCCCGCGGTCGATTTGCCTGCTCACGGTTGATCGCGTGGGGTCACCGGCATCTGGGTTGGTACACGCCAATCTTCCGTCTGCCGTCTGGTATCGTTTTAGAGTTTGCTCCAGACGTTGCCAAAGACGTTCTCATCCGCGACCTTCTCTTCTCGGGTTCCTTTGAGCCAGTCCATACGGAGATCATTGAGCAGCTTCCCCCAGGAGGGGTGTTGATCGATGTGGGTGCCAATGTTGGGTATTTTTCCATCATTGGGGCCAGGGCCGTCGGGTCAGCGGGAATGGTTCATGCGTTTGAACCGGTTGATGCCATATACGAGATCCTTTGCAGGAACGTCGCACTGAACGGGCTGAGCAACGTTGAAGCGCACCATCTTGCCTGCTTTTCATCCTCCGGGAGGATGGCTGTTGAGCAAGATTGGGATTCGGGCAAGTCGCACCTCTGTTTGGACAATACAGCCGATGCTCGATTCGTTTCCGTTACGACGTTGGACCAATTCGCGGATCAGAAAAAGCTTGCCCGCGTCGATTTCATTAAGATCGACGCGGAGGGAAGTGATTTTGAGGTCTTAAAAGGAAGCAGCCGCACGATCGAGAAGTTTCGTCCCAAAATTTTCATCGAGGTAAATCACCTCTCTCGTTTTGGCGGATCGATTTCAGATGTACGGCGATTTTTTGAAGATTGCCGGTATGAGGTGACCGACGTGAAGGGCAACTATTCGCTCGATTTGCTGGGTGCTCCGATGCCCTTGGAAACGGCTTAAGCTTAAGATGACGCGGTGTGTGACGAGATGACAGAGCGTCGATGATTTCATTGCTTGCGAGCCAACCAGAGTCGATCACGATAGGGATTTGCGACGACGCTCTTTAAGAACTACATCCTTCGAGAGATATCAATCGGCTGTTCATTCGAGCGACCGCTCCTGCGCCCGTAGCTTTTGAGCGCGCGTTGCTTCAAACGCTCCAACCTACCGTTCTCAGCCTCCTACTCGTCATCCGGATCGAGCTGCGGTCTTCGTGCGATGAAGATCATTGGTCGGACGATAGCAGACTCTTTGCAATGTCCATCGTGTACATGCGGGCGAACATTGACCGTGGCGCCTTGCTCTCAGCATGGTTAAGGCAAGACCGGATCTTGGATAACCGATCACTTGAGTAGAACGATGTTGAAAAACCTATCCGTTGCCGGACTTACTACGTTGGTTGCCCTCGTGGCGGCTGAGCTTTGTATGCGCGCATATTTAGCAGACATCACGACGACCTATGATAACCGTAGTTACTTCGCCCTAAAATGGAAGGCAGCTCATGTCTCGCTGAATCAACGGCTCTATCGTGAGAGAGAAATAAACGGTCAAAAAGGATGACCGTGTCTATCGTGTCGCGATAATCGGTGATTCGTTCACGTTCGGGCAGGGCATTGATGAAGAGGATCGTTTATCAAACCTGCTGGAACGCTCTTCCCCCCCTCTTCCTTTCTCTCCTCGGATTGAAGCGCTCAACTTCGGCAAGCCCGGAGCGAATACCGCCGAAGAAGTGACTATTCTCCAAAAAGATGTGTTGCCGCTCCGGCCTGATTTTGTGCTGCTGCAATGGTATGTGAATGATGTGGAAAATAACGGTTCTTCTCAAGGGAGCCCAAACGTTCGTGCCTTCACGAATCAGGTCAAACAGTTCCTGTTAAATCACTCGGCGTTGTATTTCTTGGTCGTCGATAGCGTGCATAGACTCCGGAGTCGCTTTGGAAGGAGCTATGCGGCTGATTTGTTCGGTCGGGTCGGCAACCCCCATAGTCTTGAAGCCCAAGAGGCGGAAAGGGCCCTGCGCGAGTTCTTCAATAAATGCCGGGATCATGGTGTGCCAATGGGTGTCGCCCTGGTGCCTGATCTGAGTCCAATCCAGACGGGACACTACCCTTTTCTATATCTTCACCAGCGTGTCCTGTCGATTTGTGCAGACGCGGGTGTCATCTGTCTCGATTTGCTGCCGGTGTTCATGCCGTACTTGACCGACCCGTCGAAAGTCGGCGATCTCTTGGTCAACAGATTTGACGCTCACATGAGCCCTTTTGCCAATCGGCTTGCAGCGGAGAAAGTCTTGGAGGTCTGGGGACCAACCTGGCGGACAGTATACGAGGTGAAGTCCGTCTCCGGAGAAGATGTCGGCGCAGTGTCCATCGCCCAGGCTGCGCGGGAGTGAACACGTTATAGCAATTTTCCTCCTGCACGGTATGCCGCGAGGGGCTCGGTGTGTTCAGGCATCGGAGAACCTACGCGGCGAACGACATTCCATTGCAATCGACGCTGTCGCATCCTTCCCGCTGTTGGCTTGACAGGGAATAGGAGACGCTGCATCTGGGTTGTTTGCCCACATGGTGAATTGAAAAATGGGGAAAAATCTTCTTGCGTTGATGATAGGGCTGATGATTGCGCTGGTGGGTGTGGAGGCTGGCGCGCGGATACTGGCGGATTTGCTGGGCGCGTCATCTTACATGCAATATGATGAACAAGTCGGCTGGAAGGCCAAACCGGGAGCGGTTAAGCGTCACAAAAATGAGAGTCTCAGTTTTGACGTGACGTATCACATCAACGACAGAGGAATACGGGGCGTCGTGCATGATCAAGTCAAGCCGCCAGGGGGCTATCGCATCGTCCTGTTGGGTGATTCAAACGGCTTTGGCTGGGGCATCGAAGAGGGGAAGCATTTTGCCGCCATCATCGATCATGAGCTTGACAATGTAGAGGTAGTGAATCTCTCGCTGAGCGGGTATGGTACGGACCAGGAATATTTGCGCTTTGTCGAAGAAGGAATGGCCTATCAGGCCGATCTGGTGATCGTTCAGGTTACGCCCAATGATTTTGAAGAAATTCAGCATCCATTTTTCAATGGAAAGGCCAAACCCCAATTCGTCTTGTCAGAGCGGGATGAGCTTCGCCTCGTGAATGTGCCCGTCAAACCGATCGGGCTCAAGGCCGAGGATTTTTATGACAACTCGCTGCCCCTACCGTTTCGAGAATGGCTGGAGTGGCATAGTTATGCGTACAACTACTTCAACGAAAAGTATTATGCTCTCAAACGAAAAACCACGAAGAGCAAGTCGGCTGAGTTGAGTCGTGAGGTCTTTTCCACTGATAGCGTGCTGTTGTTCAAAAGGATCATCGAACAGCTCAAGGCTAAGCTGGATGAGATCGGAGCGAAAGGATTGATTGTGCATGCCTCCAAAGACGTGAGCGAACATGACTATCTGGCCGACAGTCCGTTGCCTGTCTTGGATCTTTATCCGGTGATGTCGGCGCATGAACAGGATCGCGGCGTACAACTCTACTATGCGGATGGCGTGCATTGGAATGAACAGGGTCATCGGCTGATCGCCGATGAACTAAAAAAGGTTATTGAGCGCTATCGGACATCCGAAACGTTGCAGGTTGCCATGGCGCTCGACTGAGTCTGCGAGCAATGGAGATGTCGACGGCTGGTCTATTCCTTCTGACAGCATTTGGGGCGGCGGCTTATGCCGGTGGCTTGGCCTGCTGGCTCTTTGTGAAGAGGCGGGAGGCCGCGTTTTACCCGAGTCTTGCGCTTGTGTTTACTCTAGCGTGTCTCGCCAACGTTGCTCATGGCTTTGGAGGGCAGGACGAATCCCACGAACTGTTCTGGTATCGGCTTGCCTTGGCGCTGGAACTGTGTTTGCCCGGTGCGTTGCTCCACGCCGGCGTTCGATTCTTGCCGGTCTCGCAAGATCATGCTCCATCGGCTGATCTCCGCCGTGTTCTTCTCATTGGCCTGCTCGGCCTGAGTTTGGCTGGGCTCTCAATGACGGACTGGGTCTTGGTTTCGGCTTCGCAGCCTGATGCCGCGTCCTTACCAATGTTGGGAGACTGGGGACAGGCGCCCTACATCTTTCTCGTGCTTGCCACGGCGATGGCGTTGGCGCAGATGGAAAGAGTTTTCCGATCGAGCCGGGAACTGACCCGCTATCGATTGAAACTGGTCATAATCGGACTGGCTGGATTGGGGGGATATGAGATTTATTATGCCAGCGAAACGTTGTTGGTCTCGATGTGGCGCGAAGAGCATCTCGCGGCCTTCGGCGTCGTTTCGCTGATGTCTTCGGGTTTGGTGACGCTCGGCATCGCCAGGAGCCGGTTTAAAGAATTGCTTTTCAATACACAGGTGTCTCAGCAGGCTCTGATGGGGTCGGTGACCTTTATTGCCGTTGGTCTCTACCTGCTTCTCGTGGGAGCCGTCGGCGCATGGCTTCGCCGCATAGACCAGCCCCTGGGGTATGAGCTCAGTGTGGTGGTGGTGCTGGGGGCGCTGGCGGCTCTGGTCGCGCTGGCCACGTCCAAGACGACCAGGAGCGAAATCAAACGGTTCTTGGCCAGAAACTTTTCTCGATCAAAATATGATTATCGAGCCGAGTGGCTTCGTGTCACACAGTCGTTTCAAGGGGCGACGACTCGTGAAGCGATTGTCGAGTGTCTTCATGATCTCCTGGTCAAAACCTTCGCAACAACAACGATCGCGGTGTGGACCTTGAGGGAAGCGGATCAACGGTATCATCAGGCGAAGCCAGCCGATCCAACGATGCCGACGATCGAAGCGACTCATCCGGTCATTCAAAAATTGATGAGCCAGGATGATCCGGTGATGCTTGAGGAACGGTCGGGAGATCGCTTTGAGGCAAGCGATCCGTTTATCAGGTTGAAAGCCAGGCTGTGTTCACCGATTTACGTCCAAGACCGGCTGACGGCATTTGTGATGCTTGGAACACAGCCCCGCGAGGAGCGTTACGGGGTTGATGATTGCGATCTGCTGAGAGGAATTTGTCACCATGCGGGAGCGCTGTTTGCTCATGCCGACTTGGCGGAAGAACGGCGGGCCTCGGCGGAACTGGAAGCGCTGCACCGGTTTTCGGTGTTCTGCCTGCATGATATCAAAAACCTGGCGGCGCGGTTGTCACTCGTGGCGCAGAACGCGGAACGTCATGGGCACGATCCTGCGTTTCAACAGTCGGCGTTGAGAACGGTGGCGGATACGGCCAGAAAAATGACGGACCTGATCAGCAAGCTTTCTCGCCAGTCCTTGTCGTCTCCCGTCGGAGAAAAAGCGGATCTGATGCATCTGCCATCTCTTGTCGAGGAAGTAGTGGCACCGCTTCGATCCGATCAGCGGATTGCTCTGTATGTGGAAGGGCATCTTGATGTTCCTATCCGGGGGGTCCGTGAGCAGATCCAACAGGTGCTGACGAACGTGGTGCTGAACGCCAGGCAGGCCATTATCGAGCGGGGCAGTATTTCGATTGTGGTCGCGCGATCGAAAGACTCGGCTATCATTACAATAGACGATACGGGACGAGGGGTGCCGGCGACAATGCTCGACCGGCTGTTTCGGCCGTCTCAATCAAGCCGTCCCGGCGGTTTGGGCGTTGGGTTGTATCAATGCAAGAGGATCATCGAGGCGCACGGCGGGACCATTACGCTTTGCAGTGCGGAGGGAAAAGGGACGCGGGTGCGGATCGAGCTGCCGCTTGCCGACTCATTGTACAAAGCAGGAGTCGGCCGGCCGTAGGCCAACGTGAAGTCTTCTGGGACGGAAGTCAGCATTCATGATGAATAATCGTTCACCGTTGCTCCTGGTCGATGATGATGAAACGATCCGCGACCAAATGCGGTGGGCTTTGGCGGCCGACTATGAGGTGCTGGAGGCTGCGGATCGGCCGACGGCGCTGGTGCAGGTCAGAAAAATGATGCCGCGTCTGGTGCTGCTCGATTTGGGATTGCCTCCCGACGTGGACGGAGCCTCTGAAGGAATGGCGATTCTCCGCGCCACGTTGCAGATGAACCCCGCCGCCAAGGTCATCGTGATTACCGGAAACAGCGATCGGGCTCGGGCCATCGAAGCCGTCCAAAACGGCGCCTATGATTTTATCGAGAAGCCGATCCAACTTGACGTGCTGAAGATCGTGTTGCAGCGGGCCTCGTATCTTGCGAGTCTGGAACAAGAGAACCGCGCGTTGCAGGAAGTCACAAGCGACAATCAGTTCGAGGGGTTGATCGGGGAAAGCCCTCAGATTCGAGAGCTGTTTCATATCATCCAGCGCGTGGGACCGTCTGATGCTCCGGTCCTGATTAGGGGAGAGAGCGGGACAGGAAAAGAATTGGTCGCCCGGGCGATCCATCGCCGGAGCGCCAGGTTCGAGCAGCCGTTTGTCGCCATCAACTGCGGGGCAATTCCGGACACCCTGCTGGAAAGCGAATTGTTCGGCCATGAAAAGGGGGCCTTCACGGGGGCCGTTCAGCAGCGAAAGGGACGGATCGAACACGCGCAAGGAGGAACGCTCTTTCTCGATGAAATCGGAGACATTCCGCTCCCGCTCCAAGTCAAACTTCTGCGTTTTCTTCAAGAGCGCCAGATTCAACGATTGGGGGGGAAAGATCTCATCTCGATCGATGCCCGGATCATCGCGGCCACTCATATCGACCTGCGTCAGGCGATCGAGGACGGGCGGTTTCGGGAGGATCTGTATTATCGGCTTTGCGTGGTCACAATTTTCATACCGTCGCTCAGTGCTCGCCCCAGAGACGTTCCATTGCTTGCCCAGGCGTTCTTACGACGTATCGCCGATGAGCAGGGCAAACCGCTCGTTGGCTTCACGACCGAAGCGATGGAGGCCTTGCTCTCGCACCAGTGGCCAGGGAATGTGCGCGAGCTTGAGAATCGAATCAAACGCGCGGTCATCATGGCGGAGGGACGATATATCACGCCGTCCCACCTCGATTTGGGGCAGGAAGACAAAACCAAAGAGAGCACTTTGACTCTCAAGGGGCTCCGCGAAAGCCAAGAAAGGGATCTGGTCCGCCTTGCTATGGAAAAGGCCAATGGCAATGTATCCCGCGCGGCGGCAGAACTTGGCATCAGTCGCCCGACTCTCTATCAGTTATTGGACCGGTATGGATTACGAAAGCCCAGGCAGAGCTGAAAAAAGTGATGTGGCGGTGTTAAATCTTATGACAGATCAAGAGCCGTATCGTATCTCTTTGAAAAGACTGGCCTTTCTTTCATATTATCGATCAGAATGATTGCTCGACTGTAAAAGATTTTTCGGAGAGAGCCTGATGCTATAAAAGGACGCTTTTAAGAATATCAAGAAAATCAAAGTTTTATGTTTTGAAATTTTACCGGTACCGGTTTTGCTCGTGTGAAGGATGGATGCGTTCTATTCATCCTGAAATTGTGAAAGGAGGAAGTATTAATAATGAGGCTAAATCGAACATTTCCACTTCTCATTGGTGCTGTAGCCCTGGGGATTGGGCTGAGCGGTACCCAGGTTTATGCCCTCGATCTGAGTCCATCGACGTCCGGGGTGGTGCTAGGGAGCTCACTGACGCCGCCAACCAGTTCATCGAACTGCGAGCCTGGCTGTGTGTACCGAGCCTTTGGTCTGCCCAATGATGGTTCGTTATCTTTGTTGTATAAGGCGAATCAGGGTACAACCGTAACAGAAGCTGGAACATTTGCAGCCAATTACAGCACGGTGTTTAATAGCGATGCCTCCGGTGGAACCATTAGTTTTACAGGAGGATCGTCAATTTCCTGTCCATCCTGCTATCTGGCTGTCAAAGATGGCAACCACAGTCCCACCTACTATTTCTTTAACCTGGCGAGCTGGAATGGAACAGAGACAATCAATCTCAGTGGGTTCTGGCCTGGTCCGGGAGCGATTTCTCATGTGTCGATTTGGGGAACGCCAAGCGCCGGTGTACCAGAACCATCTTCCTTGCTTTTACTCGGTGCCGGGTTAGCGGGGGCGGGGATCTGGAGGCGGAAATTTGTGAGAGAACAGTAAAGGGCTGGGTTTCATACTGGAATTTTGGCACTTTTTGTAAAGGCCGGTCTTCTTATTAAGAGGACCGGCCTTTTGTTTGTTATCGTGTTGTCCATCATGGAGCCTCACGCCCGTCCCTTTTAGAAGCGATAGCGATGAAATCACCTAGCTCTTTAAACGGATTGAACTGACGCATGCAGAGTAATTGTAAAATGTTTTTCCACTCCGTCAAATACTCACATCACATTGTAAAATTGAATGATTTTGAATTGATGCTCTCTTCACATCCGATTGCATTGTAAATCAGATAAACAGCACGAAAATGATTCCTCGTGAGATCGAGAAAATTGTTACAGAGTATCAATAACTTAGAATTTAACAATTGCTGGTATCATGATTGCTCACTATTCGGGGTACGTATTGGATTTTCTGAGGAGGAAAACATGGTCGTGCAATGTAGTGAAGTAGGGAAGAAGGGGCTGGTAATCGGACTAATAACTTTCTTTCTGTTACAGGCACCGGCCTGGGCGTTGCCGATAGTGTTCAATTTGGGCTATGGGGGGACGGTGTCCTATGGGGGCGGGACCAGTGCCTTTACCACGACCAACGGGGTGGTGCGGTCGGTGGGCAATGGGACCACGACCCTGGCGATCACGGGAGGCGATCTGGACTTTGCCACGGGGCTCTACACGGGCGGGGCGTCGACGGGGACCGGGTTTCAGAACATGTATGCCGCGGGGGGCTCGTTCAGCATTTATGGGAACCTGGGCAGCGGGACGCAATTATTATTAGCGGGGACGTTTGCGGAGGCCTCGACCTTTACCTGTTGTGCGGGGGCGTTTCCGGTGTACACGTCGGCGTTCAGTGGGTTATTGCAGGTGACATCGCTTAACACGGATTTAGCCGCGGCGTTGGGGTTTAATTTACCGGCGACGGGGGCGTCGTTGGCGCAGGTGCAGATTCGGTTTGGGGCGGCGCCGACGCAGGCGGGGCAGGCGTTTAGTGGGATTCAGGGGGGCGGGGCCTTAGCGGTGACGGACAGTCCGTCGCAGGGGGTGCCGGAGCCGAGCGTGGTGTTGATGCTGGCCATGGGGATGCTGGGACTGGTGGTGTGGAGGAGGTTTTACATGGGGGGCGGATCACATGCGTAGCCATTCAATGCTGATGAAAATGAAAGATTGTTCGACAGGGTGGTATCGGATTGGACTTGGACTTGCGTTCGCTGGCGCAATGGGATTTTCAACGGCTACAGAGGCGAACGCTCT
This sequence is a window from Candidatus Nitrospira inopinata. Protein-coding genes within it:
- a CDS encoding SxtJ family membrane protein, with protein sequence MNEKTETKQLRSFGLLVGGIFVAIGAWPVVAGQPVRGWALGLGGLLMGLGALAPRSLALPYKGWMAIGHVLGWVNTRIILGIVFYGLLTPLGLIRRAMGHDPLRIAFEPQQDTYRVPKPSRPATHLKNQF
- a CDS encoding DUF5989 family protein, encoding MGEFFAELWNFMRERKKFWLLPIIVVLLFLGSLIVLTQGSAVAPFIYTLF
- a CDS encoding SGNH/GDSL hydrolase family protein, whose translation is MQRGSVAREWVLRFLLIVISVLFALSLAEMVARAFFPISDGRDNVTLDGRPIKDWFEPGSVYRQVSNEYDAVTTITDKGHRVPGTDGNPDVIFVGDSFTYGFGLRDDETFASIYCDRLHLACVNLGMPGSGTLRQVERLEAFITRWNWKPKEVKLFFFGMSGSFSSGNDFVDNFDRYVREHAHQGLSEQDQREITLQSQQPIGFAERLISWQEWLLQRSTLVRLVKYYWGPMLKSLVVADPGRERMEVALIATRESLAKLDDLSKQVGFTYKIYLLVPVQDIIRGTDGDTLATLNRVSPILVISTAHLFRDRPQDYYFAFDGHLNAQGSRQVAEFLIQNDQPHASSRDSR
- a CDS encoding polysaccharide deacetylase family protein encodes the protein MKFKARSAMRNSVKTVILLLTMMVGTTAYFLYPPEPRTVSFPDGKKFAFSIVDDTDMATLERVKPLYDLLYHYGFRTTKTVWVLESNDLSHPPNQGDTLHDPAYRAYMEELKRRGFEIALHGVRGGSSRRSEIIQGLEEFKRVMGDYPVIHVNHSLNQDNVYWGEHRWSFPLFQWGYALAAKHQFFGHDRTSDYFWGDLVKERIRYVNQFTYSDINLLVVNPSMPYRLSDKPFVNLWFPTADGDNLDRFEALLSKENLDRLEREGGVCLVYTHMGAGSFNKDSGADPRFEGRLKDVSSRNGWFVPASEILDYLQEQPGWRADLSFREMVRLEILFFWQAFLRGILPAPAAQGR
- a CDS encoding FkbM family methyltransferase: MRTILPTLLMHCERLYNKYTSFPRGRFACSRLIAWGHRHLGWYTPIFRLPSGIVLEFAPDVAKDVLIRDLLFSGSFEPVHTEIIEQLPPGGVLIDVGANVGYFSIIGARAVGSAGMVHAFEPVDAIYEILCRNVALNGLSNVEAHHLACFSSSGRMAVEQDWDSGKSHLCLDNTADARFVSVTTLDQFADQKKLARVDFIKIDAEGSDFEVLKGSSRTIEKFRPKIFIEVNHLSRFGGSISDVRRFFEDCRYEVTDVKGNYSLDLLGAPMPLETA
- a CDS encoding SGNH/GDSL hydrolase family protein, translated to MGKNLLALMIGLMIALVGVEAGARILADLLGASSYMQYDEQVGWKAKPGAVKRHKNESLSFDVTYHINDRGIRGVVHDQVKPPGGYRIVLLGDSNGFGWGIEEGKHFAAIIDHELDNVEVVNLSLSGYGTDQEYLRFVEEGMAYQADLVIVQVTPNDFEEIQHPFFNGKAKPQFVLSERDELRLVNVPVKPIGLKAEDFYDNSLPLPFREWLEWHSYAYNYFNEKYYALKRKTTKSKSAELSREVFSTDSVLLFKRIIEQLKAKLDEIGAKGLIVHASKDVSEHDYLADSPLPVLDLYPVMSAHEQDRGVQLYYADGVHWNEQGHRLIADELKKVIERYRTSETLQVAMALD
- the prsK gene encoding XrtA/PEP-CTERM system histidine kinase PrsK, whose product is MSTAGLFLLTAFGAAAYAGGLACWLFVKRREAAFYPSLALVFTLACLANVAHGFGGQDESHELFWYRLALALELCLPGALLHAGVRFLPVSQDHAPSADLRRVLLIGLLGLSLAGLSMTDWVLVSASQPDAASLPMLGDWGQAPYIFLVLATAMALAQMERVFRSSRELTRYRLKLVIIGLAGLGGYEIYYASETLLVSMWREEHLAAFGVVSLMSSGLVTLGIARSRFKELLFNTQVSQQALMGSVTFIAVGLYLLLVGAVGAWLRRIDQPLGYELSVVVVLGALAALVALATSKTTRSEIKRFLARNFSRSKYDYRAEWLRVTQSFQGATTREAIVECLHDLLVKTFATTTIAVWTLREADQRYHQAKPADPTMPTIEATHPVIQKLMSQDDPVMLEERSGDRFEASDPFIRLKARLCSPIYVQDRLTAFVMLGTQPREERYGVDDCDLLRGICHHAGALFAHADLAEERRASAELEALHRFSVFCLHDIKNLAARLSLVAQNAERHGHDPAFQQSALRTVADTARKMTDLISKLSRQSLSSPVGEKADLMHLPSLVEEVVAPLRSDQRIALYVEGHLDVPIRGVREQIQQVLTNVVLNARQAIIERGSISIVVARSKDSAIITIDDTGRGVPATMLDRLFRPSQSSRPGGLGVGLYQCKRIIEAHGGTITLCSAEGKGTRVRIELPLADSLYKAGVGRP
- the prsR gene encoding PEP-CTERM-box response regulator transcription factor, producing MMNNRSPLLLVDDDETIRDQMRWALAADYEVLEAADRPTALVQVRKMMPRLVLLDLGLPPDVDGASEGMAILRATLQMNPAAKVIVITGNSDRARAIEAVQNGAYDFIEKPIQLDVLKIVLQRASYLASLEQENRALQEVTSDNQFEGLIGESPQIRELFHIIQRVGPSDAPVLIRGESGTGKELVARAIHRRSARFEQPFVAINCGAIPDTLLESELFGHEKGAFTGAVQQRKGRIEHAQGGTLFLDEIGDIPLPLQVKLLRFLQERQIQRLGGKDLISIDARIIAATHIDLRQAIEDGRFREDLYYRLCVVTIFIPSLSARPRDVPLLAQAFLRRIADEQGKPLVGFTTEAMEALLSHQWPGNVRELENRIKRAVIMAEGRYITPSHLDLGQEDKTKESTLTLKGLRESQERDLVRLAMEKANGNVSRAAAELGISRPTLYQLLDRYGLRKPRQS
- a CDS encoding PEP-CTERM sorting domain-containing protein, which codes for MRLNRTFPLLIGAVALGIGLSGTQVYALDLSPSTSGVVLGSSLTPPTSSSNCEPGCVYRAFGLPNDGSLSLLYKANQGTTVTEAGTFAANYSTVFNSDASGGTISFTGGSSISCPSCYLAVKDGNHSPTYYFFNLASWNGTETINLSGFWPGPGAISHVSIWGTPSAGVPEPSSLLLLGAGLAGAGIWRRKFVREQ
- a CDS encoding PEP-CTERM sorting domain-containing protein, which produces MVVQCSEVGKKGLVIGLITFFLLQAPAWALPIVFNLGYGGTVSYGGGTSAFTTTNGVVRSVGNGTTTLAITGGDLDFATGLYTGGASTGTGFQNMYAAGGSFSIYGNLGSGTQLLLAGTFAEASTFTCCAGAFPVYTSAFSGLLQVTSLNTDLAAALGFNLPATGASLAQVQIRFGAAPTQAGQAFSGIQGGGALAVTDSPSQGVPEPSVVLMLAMGMLGLVVWRRFYMGGGSHA